A window from Leptothermofonsia sichuanensis E412 encodes these proteins:
- a CDS encoding globin family protein yields the protein MLSPMYALDTQIDGRYANDSELHLASKYLESYTLRLSAYRKIQAAEVQIVQQVQMRLRQMDPNILGYDRGDVSKICERDMLHVLRYSAFALLTNSTALLEERVLLWLQTIMRSFKDHQRRCDLTYRVMQEVVSEYLTPTEAALFCPILELDRQFLGSR from the coding sequence ATGCTAAGTCCAATGTATGCCCTGGATACCCAAATAGATGGACGATATGCCAATGACTCAGAACTTCACCTGGCGAGCAAGTACCTTGAGTCCTACACCCTACGTTTAAGCGCTTACCGTAAGATCCAGGCAGCCGAAGTGCAAATTGTGCAACAGGTACAGATGCGCCTTCGGCAAATGGACCCCAATATCCTCGGTTACGATCGGGGTGATGTCAGCAAAATCTGTGAGCGCGATATGCTCCATGTTCTGCGCTATTCGGCGTTCGCCCTGCTGACAAACTCGACCGCTCTCCTGGAAGAGCGCGTCCTCCTCTGGCTTCAGACCATTATGCGTAGCTTCAAAGACCACCAGCGCCGCTGTGATTTAACCTACCGGGTTATGCAAGAGGTCGTGTCGGAATACCTGACTCCCACTGAAGCCGCTCTCTTCTGTCCCATTCTGGAACTGGATCGTCAATTCCTGGGCAGTCGCTAA